In one Streptomyces venezuelae genomic region, the following are encoded:
- a CDS encoding AraC family transcriptional regulator, giving the protein MPKNRHTGHRAIRHTPEAPTAIRELSPGESIDAHRHDDHQIVYAGSGVVAVTTDAGTWFAPGTRAIWVPAGCVHAHRAHGHLALHLVGLPAGTNPLGLDAPTVLSVGPLLRELILACTRGPEDDSPERRRLRAVLLDQLRASPQQPVQLPAPSDPRLTAVCDQLHGDPADPRGLAELAAAAGAGERTLSRLFRRELGMTFPQWRTQLRLYHALRMLADDMPVTTVAHRCGWSSTSAFIDVFRRAYGYTPGTHHRRD; this is encoded by the coding sequence GTGCCGAAAAACCGCCACACCGGGCACCGCGCCATCCGCCACACCCCCGAAGCGCCGACCGCCATCCGGGAGCTCTCCCCCGGCGAGAGCATCGACGCGCACCGCCACGACGACCACCAGATCGTCTACGCGGGCTCCGGCGTCGTGGCCGTCACCACCGACGCCGGCACCTGGTTCGCCCCCGGCACCCGCGCCATCTGGGTCCCCGCAGGCTGCGTCCACGCCCACCGCGCCCACGGCCACCTGGCCCTGCACCTGGTCGGCCTGCCCGCCGGCACGAACCCGCTCGGCCTCGACGCCCCGACCGTGCTCTCCGTCGGCCCGCTCCTGCGCGAACTGATCCTCGCCTGCACCCGGGGCCCGGAAGACGACTCACCGGAACGCCGACGTCTGCGCGCCGTGCTCCTCGACCAGCTGCGTGCCTCGCCGCAGCAGCCCGTACAGCTGCCCGCGCCCTCGGACCCCCGCCTCACCGCCGTCTGCGACCAGTTGCACGGCGACCCGGCGGACCCGCGCGGCCTCGCCGAACTGGCCGCCGCGGCGGGAGCGGGCGAACGCACCCTGAGCCGGCTCTTCCGACGCGAGCTGGGCATGACGTTCCCGCAGTGGCGCACTCAGTTGCGCCTCTACCACGCGCTGCGCATGCTGGCCGACGACATGCCCGTCACAACAGTCGCGCACCGCTGCGGATGGTCGTCGACCAGCGCGTTCATCGACGTGTTCCGCAGGGCGTACGGATACACGCCAGGCACGCACCACCGTCGCGACTAG
- a CDS encoding glycoside hydrolase family 3 protein, which produces MAPSSDPTLEHLAHSVLQPGFEGTTAPAWLRRRIAEGLGSVVLFARNIETPEQVARLTTDLRAENPDLIVAIDEEAGDVTRLEAWTGSSRPGNLALGAVDDIDLTERVAHDIGRDLHAAGVSLNFAPSADVNSNPLNPVIGVRSFGSRTDVVSRHTAAWIRGLQEAGVAACAKHFPGHGDTVVDSHYGLPQVKGTAEEIALTALPPFIAAMEAGVRAVMTAHLLAPAYDPDLPATLSHRILVELLRGELNFDGLLVTDGIEMGAVTDRYGIDGATVKAVAGGVDAVCVGGESADEATFDLLSTALVKAVIDGTLPEARLVEASTRVREFAAWSGERSRAVARAAGPTDIGLVAARRAVRVHHRSGTANASLPVVGVPHVVELSPTMNLAIDGHTPWGVAEPLRDLRPGTTSVRLTEPDLAHAGDLLDREVLTPATGRALVVVVRDAARHRWMTDTLNRILRCRPDALVVEMGVPGGDTLGATRLITHGATRVSGIAAAELLAGGGLTPSAAPRS; this is translated from the coding sequence ATGGCACCGAGCAGTGACCCGACTCTGGAGCACCTCGCCCACTCCGTGCTGCAGCCCGGCTTCGAGGGCACCACGGCCCCCGCCTGGCTGCGCCGCAGGATCGCCGAGGGCCTGGGCTCCGTCGTGCTGTTCGCACGGAACATCGAGACGCCCGAGCAGGTCGCCCGGCTCACCACGGACCTGCGCGCGGAGAACCCGGACCTGATCGTCGCCATCGACGAGGAGGCGGGCGACGTGACGCGCCTGGAGGCGTGGACCGGCTCGTCCCGCCCCGGCAATCTCGCCCTCGGCGCCGTCGACGACATCGACCTGACCGAGCGGGTCGCCCACGACATCGGCCGCGATCTGCACGCCGCGGGGGTCTCCCTCAACTTCGCGCCGAGCGCCGACGTGAACTCGAACCCGCTCAACCCGGTGATCGGCGTACGCTCCTTCGGCTCGCGCACCGACGTCGTCTCCCGCCACACGGCCGCCTGGATCCGTGGCCTCCAGGAGGCCGGCGTCGCCGCCTGCGCCAAGCACTTCCCCGGCCACGGCGACACGGTCGTCGACTCTCACTACGGCCTGCCCCAGGTGAAGGGCACCGCCGAGGAGATCGCGCTGACCGCGCTGCCGCCGTTCATCGCGGCGATGGAGGCGGGCGTGCGCGCCGTCATGACCGCGCACCTCCTCGCCCCCGCCTACGACCCGGACCTGCCCGCGACCCTCAGCCACCGCATCCTGGTGGAACTGCTGCGCGGGGAGCTGAACTTCGACGGGCTGCTGGTCACCGACGGCATCGAGATGGGCGCGGTCACCGACCGCTACGGCATCGACGGCGCGACCGTCAAGGCGGTGGCCGGTGGCGTGGACGCCGTGTGCGTGGGCGGCGAGAGCGCCGACGAGGCCACCTTCGACCTGCTCTCCACGGCCCTGGTGAAGGCGGTCATCGACGGCACGCTGCCCGAGGCCCGGCTCGTCGAAGCGAGCACGCGTGTACGGGAGTTCGCGGCCTGGTCCGGCGAGCGGTCCCGTGCCGTCGCCCGCGCGGCGGGCCCCACCGACATCGGCCTGGTCGCCGCCCGCCGTGCCGTGCGCGTGCACCACCGCTCCGGCACGGCGAACGCCTCGCTGCCCGTCGTGGGCGTACCGCACGTCGTGGAGCTGTCCCCGACGATGAACCTGGCCATCGACGGCCACACTCCGTGGGGCGTCGCCGAACCGCTGCGGGACCTGCGCCCCGGCACCACGTCCGTACGCCTCACGGAGCCCGACCTCGCCCACGCCGGCGACCTCCTGGACCGCGAGGTCCTGACCCCGGCGACGGGCCGCGCCCTGGTGGTCGTGGTCCGCGACGCGGCCAGGCACCGCTGGATGACCGACACCCTCAACCGCATCCTGCGGTGCCGCCCCGATGCCCTGGTCGTCGAGATGGGTGTCCCGGGGGGCGACACGCTCGGCGCCACCCGTCTGATCACCCACGGCGCGACCCGTGTCTCGGGCATCGCGGCGGCGGAACTGCTCGCGGGCGGCGGCCTCACCCCTTCAGCGGCCCCTCGCAGCTGA
- a CDS encoding collagenase yields the protein MSQKSQIRLRTLRRSVLAGAIAATLCASAVQLGHAAEPAPSAGKPRTAAAPAAPNPQDVVERLARAPKPGAREIPAPGGLKDGRVPGARTPKPKVKSTIGAEPKAGSAKAVPCTLDGVTGLSPDRFADFLADPVVTADGCLRTLVWTWDARLAPVMSDAHVQAVSRRIAGIAAAHDGKNGSNLLEMFTYLHAVAYQDFSHDEIDVTDGPTVDAMRRAVDAFGSASRTFDVTRTNAESLREALYAASAPGLRQHQLPLIKRVLAAMDAKHPGTAKDTAWAGSALAALSLSYLGVYPGNQDAAFHAAVKADPSYRAAFKAFGAYTHLKGTANAWVVRDALSEYGRFGQIDGLKSEIVSGLGGLVDVTVRNFGEGSAPWAKVATWLNEFGACAPYKLCKADIERRLFPQTYTYDKGGMKVRTALDRGTVDQLYYASKQVKAQFHRVVGTQEPLAGDPNTTLTTVLYASRADYENYHPLLTGMDTNNGGVYIERGATFYTYQRRVPQDSTLTLEELFRHEYTHYLNGRWAVPGFFGEGPWYQGDRTTAMDEGTAEFFDGATRDDGIKVRKSLVRGIIDDTANGGPRMTVDQLLHATYDGDGFRFYDYAGTFFEFLWTERPALLKEMYGYLRADDPARFDAWRDRLGKDSGLQSQYDAFLDKQIAHVDDLFVPDTKFVPVAELRDTTADQVRASVAATTGITPDCRSNGAPERPRYTCTGRITANLGASGDPDAVFKDMSETVDYFLLERSTAGDNNLADMNCSFGKVDIWSDGRAGSADFSCEGPLKG from the coding sequence GTGTCCCAGAAGTCCCAGATACGTCTACGCACCCTGCGCAGATCCGTGCTTGCCGGCGCGATAGCGGCGACCCTCTGCGCCTCGGCCGTCCAGCTCGGACACGCGGCCGAGCCCGCCCCCTCCGCCGGGAAGCCCCGCACCGCCGCGGCGCCCGCCGCCCCGAACCCCCAGGACGTGGTCGAACGCCTGGCGAGAGCCCCGAAGCCGGGCGCCCGCGAGATCCCGGCACCCGGCGGGCTCAAGGACGGCCGGGTGCCCGGCGCCCGCACGCCCAAGCCGAAAGTGAAGTCGACGATCGGAGCGGAGCCGAAAGCGGGCTCCGCGAAGGCCGTGCCCTGCACCCTCGACGGCGTCACCGGACTCTCGCCCGACCGGTTCGCCGACTTCCTCGCCGATCCCGTCGTCACCGCGGACGGCTGCCTCCGCACCCTCGTCTGGACGTGGGACGCGCGGCTCGCCCCCGTCATGTCGGACGCCCACGTCCAAGCCGTCTCCCGCCGCATCGCCGGGATCGCGGCCGCCCACGACGGCAAGAACGGCAGCAACCTCCTGGAGATGTTCACGTATCTCCACGCCGTCGCCTACCAGGACTTCTCGCACGACGAGATCGACGTCACCGACGGGCCGACCGTGGATGCCATGAGGCGTGCCGTCGACGCCTTCGGCTCCGCGTCGCGCACCTTCGACGTGACCCGCACCAACGCCGAGTCGCTGCGCGAGGCGCTCTACGCGGCGAGCGCGCCGGGCCTTCGGCAGCACCAACTTCCCTTGATCAAGCGGGTGCTGGCCGCCATGGACGCCAAGCACCCCGGCACCGCGAAGGACACCGCGTGGGCCGGCTCCGCGCTCGCCGCGCTCTCCCTGAGCTACCTCGGCGTGTACCCCGGCAACCAGGACGCCGCCTTCCACGCCGCGGTGAAGGCCGACCCCTCCTACCGCGCCGCCTTCAAGGCCTTCGGCGCGTACACCCACCTCAAGGGCACCGCCAACGCCTGGGTCGTGCGCGACGCGCTGAGCGAGTACGGCAGGTTCGGGCAGATCGACGGGCTCAAGAGCGAGATCGTCTCCGGGCTCGGCGGGCTCGTGGACGTCACCGTCCGCAACTTCGGTGAGGGCAGCGCCCCTTGGGCGAAGGTCGCCACCTGGCTGAACGAGTTCGGCGCCTGCGCGCCGTACAAGCTGTGCAAGGCCGACATCGAGCGCCGGCTCTTCCCGCAGACCTACACGTACGACAAGGGCGGCATGAAGGTCCGCACGGCGCTCGACCGGGGCACCGTCGACCAGCTCTATTACGCGAGCAAGCAGGTCAAGGCGCAGTTCCACCGGGTCGTCGGCACCCAGGAGCCGCTGGCGGGCGACCCCAACACCACGCTGACGACGGTCCTCTACGCCTCGCGCGCCGACTACGAGAACTACCACCCGCTGCTCACCGGCATGGACACGAACAACGGCGGCGTCTACATCGAGCGGGGCGCGACCTTCTACACCTACCAGCGGCGCGTCCCGCAGGACTCCACGCTGACGCTGGAGGAGCTCTTCCGCCACGAGTACACGCACTACCTCAACGGCCGCTGGGCCGTGCCGGGATTCTTCGGCGAGGGCCCGTGGTACCAGGGCGACCGGACCACCGCCATGGACGAGGGCACCGCCGAGTTCTTCGACGGCGCCACCCGCGACGACGGCATCAAGGTCCGCAAGTCACTGGTCCGGGGCATCATCGACGACACGGCGAACGGCGGCCCGCGGATGACCGTCGACCAGCTCCTGCACGCCACCTACGACGGCGACGGCTTCCGCTTCTACGACTACGCCGGGACGTTCTTCGAGTTCCTGTGGACCGAACGCCCCGCCCTGCTCAAGGAGATGTACGGATACCTGCGGGCCGACGACCCGGCGCGCTTCGACGCCTGGCGCGACCGGCTCGGCAAGGACAGCGGCCTGCAGAGCCAGTACGACGCGTTCCTCGACAAGCAGATCGCGCACGTCGACGACCTCTTCGTGCCCGACACGAAGTTCGTGCCGGTCGCCGAGCTCCGCGACACCACCGCCGACCAGGTCCGTGCCTCCGTCGCGGCGACGACGGGCATCACGCCCGACTGCCGGTCGAACGGTGCGCCGGAGCGTCCGCGCTACACCTGCACGGGCCGCATCACCGCGAACCTCGGCGCATCCGGTGACCCCGACGCCGTGTTCAAGGACATGTCGGAGACCGTCGACTACTTCCTCCTCGAACGGTCCACGGCGGGCGACAACAACCTGGCCGACATGAACTGCTCGTTCGGCAAGGTGGACATCTGGTCCGACGGCCGCGCCGGCAGCGCGGACTTCAGCTGCGAGGGGCCGCTGAAGGGGTGA
- a CDS encoding NAD(P)/FAD-dependent oxidoreductase, producing MLTRHSSGPPRTSDLIIVGAGVVGAACAYYAARAGLHVTVVDRGPVAGGTTGAGEGNLLVSDKAPGPELELALNSAQLWRDLATELPARIEYETKGGVVVASTEPELTALRRFAAEQRRAGVEATEVPADRLADLEPHLAPGLAGGVHYPQDAQVQPALAAAHLLRAADDTGHLTLRLGEEVTAVLTGRPGEVRGVRTTRQGEVYAPHVLNAAGTWGGQLARLAGLELPVHPRRGFVLVTEPLPRVVRHKVYSAEYVSDVASGSAGLQTSAVVEGTPAGPVLIGASRERVGFDRTLSVEALRRLAGQAVRLFPALARVRAIRTYAGFRPYLPDHLPAIGPDPRLPGLLHACGHEGAGIGLAPATGALIAAMLTGGELALDPAPFAPERFAHEEAAR from the coding sequence GTGCTCACGAGACACTCGTCAGGTCCCCCACGCACCTCAGACCTCATCATCGTGGGGGCGGGAGTGGTCGGCGCCGCATGCGCCTACTACGCCGCCCGCGCCGGACTCCACGTCACCGTCGTCGACCGCGGCCCCGTCGCGGGCGGCACCACCGGGGCCGGCGAGGGCAACCTCCTCGTCTCCGACAAGGCCCCTGGCCCGGAGCTCGAACTCGCGCTCAATTCCGCCCAGTTGTGGCGCGACCTCGCCACCGAGCTCCCCGCCCGCATCGAGTACGAGACGAAGGGCGGCGTGGTCGTCGCCTCGACCGAACCCGAGCTCACGGCGCTGCGCCGCTTCGCCGCGGAGCAGCGGCGGGCAGGCGTCGAGGCCACGGAGGTACCGGCCGACCGCCTCGCCGACCTCGAACCCCATCTCGCGCCGGGCCTGGCGGGCGGCGTCCACTATCCGCAGGACGCCCAGGTGCAGCCCGCACTCGCCGCCGCACACCTGCTGCGCGCCGCGGACGACACCGGTCACCTCACGCTCCGGCTCGGCGAGGAGGTCACCGCCGTCCTCACCGGCAGACCGGGCGAGGTGCGGGGCGTCCGGACGACGCGGCAGGGCGAGGTGTACGCGCCGCACGTGCTCAACGCCGCCGGCACGTGGGGCGGCCAACTCGCCCGTCTGGCGGGGCTGGAGCTCCCGGTGCACCCCCGGCGCGGATTCGTCCTCGTCACCGAACCGCTGCCGCGTGTGGTGCGCCACAAGGTGTACTCCGCCGAGTACGTCTCGGACGTCGCGAGCGGTTCGGCGGGGCTGCAGACCTCGGCCGTCGTGGAGGGCACGCCCGCGGGTCCCGTGCTGATCGGGGCGAGCCGGGAGCGGGTGGGATTCGACCGGACGCTGTCGGTGGAGGCCCTGCGCCGCCTCGCGGGCCAGGCGGTACGCCTGTTCCCCGCCCTGGCGCGGGTACGGGCGATCCGCACGTACGCCGGGTTCCGCCCGTACCTGCCCGACCACCTCCCGGCGATCGGCCCCGACCCGCGCCTGCCCGGGCTGCTGCACGCATGCGGCCACGAGGGCGCGGGCATCGGCCTCGCCCCGGCCACCGGTGCGCTGATCGCCGCCATGCTGACGGGTGGTGAACTCGCCCTTGATCCGGCGCCGTTCGCGCCGGAGCGCTTCGCACACGAGGAGGCAGCGCGGTGA
- a CDS encoding zinc-dependent alcohol dehydrogenase: MRRYELVGRRDIRLVTDVAVPEPGPSEVLVRVRACTVCNRSDLAYFHYHGLREHCSQGCFGHEIAGVVEATGAGVRRVVPGQRVFVRTPLTTGYAEFALAREVSVGALPDAVPYEQGALLQLLPLAVHATRGVRLGDRVAIVGQGPVGQMALRVAVARGAAEVVAVDLDDWRLERSSAAGADAVRRVDGSAEQLAAVGADFDVAVDAVGTPTTLNACVGLVRQNGLVVLLGTHHVDTHVTVDLVTWERKGLRVHSSAEPLDTARAEALAVAERLAHRRTDALRLPDLHTHTYPLDELPKAMEQLSASRALYPDAEHAPYDGPPPETLKVAIVP; encoded by the coding sequence ATGCGCAGGTACGAACTCGTCGGCAGGCGCGACATCCGGCTGGTCACCGACGTGGCCGTGCCGGAGCCAGGACCTTCCGAGGTCCTGGTCCGCGTACGGGCGTGCACGGTCTGCAACCGCAGCGACCTCGCCTACTTCCACTACCACGGACTGCGCGAGCACTGCTCCCAGGGCTGTTTCGGCCACGAGATCGCCGGAGTGGTCGAGGCGACGGGGGCCGGAGTGCGGCGTGTGGTGCCGGGGCAGCGCGTGTTCGTGCGCACCCCGCTCACCACCGGATACGCCGAGTTCGCCCTGGCCCGCGAGGTCTCCGTGGGCGCCCTGCCCGACGCCGTGCCCTACGAGCAGGGTGCGCTCCTGCAACTGCTCCCGCTGGCGGTGCACGCCACGCGCGGCGTCCGGCTCGGCGACCGCGTCGCGATCGTCGGGCAGGGGCCCGTCGGGCAGATGGCGCTGCGGGTCGCCGTGGCGCGCGGCGCGGCCGAGGTCGTCGCCGTCGACCTCGACGACTGGCGGCTCGAACGGTCCTCGGCGGCGGGTGCGGACGCGGTGCGGCGCGTGGACGGCAGCGCCGAACAACTCGCTGCCGTGGGCGCCGACTTCGACGTCGCCGTCGACGCCGTGGGCACCCCCACGACACTCAACGCCTGCGTGGGCCTCGTACGACAGAACGGCCTCGTCGTCCTCCTCGGCACGCACCACGTCGACACGCACGTCACCGTCGACCTGGTCACCTGGGAACGCAAGGGCCTGCGGGTGCACAGCTCCGCGGAACCCCTCGACACCGCGCGCGCCGAAGCCCTCGCCGTCGCCGAACGTCTCGCCCACCGCCGCACCGACGCCCTGCGCCTGCCCGACCTCCACACGCACACGTACCCCCTCGACGAACTCCCCAAGGCCATGGAGCAGCTCTCCGCGAGCCGCGCCCTCTACCCCGACGCCGAACACGCCCCCTACGACGGCCCGCCGCCCGAGACCCTGAAGGTGGCGATCGTGCCCTGA
- a CDS encoding Gfo/Idh/MocA family protein, translating to MGDTVVKWGIAGYGDIVTRRVLPALYALGEEPAALWGRDPHRAARTAEHHGIARSGADVDVLLDGVDAVYIATPVVRHVPLARAVLAAGLPVLIEKPLAGGLGTGDTLDTAGRCAGVAYYRRLAPAVRRLREELDGWTPDLVEVHFRCAFAPGPDDPMRWRTDPALSGGGVLADAGSHRIDLLLHLFGRPHELTARLGDRFPRGAERRAELTLGWPSGTRAHCLVEWGNGPPLDRFRLAGGGRTLTLAPLDAGRIDAPPGPPLLLPPPANPHQPLLADFAVAVATGREPVCPVAEGRLVDDVIAAAERSDAAGGRPVPVFG from the coding sequence GTGGGGGACACCGTCGTGAAGTGGGGCATCGCCGGATACGGCGACATCGTGACCCGCCGCGTCCTGCCCGCCCTGTACGCCCTCGGCGAGGAGCCCGCGGCCCTCTGGGGCCGCGACCCACACCGCGCCGCGCGCACCGCGGAGCACCACGGCATCGCCAGGTCCGGCGCCGACGTCGACGTGCTCCTCGACGGCGTCGACGCCGTGTACATCGCCACCCCCGTCGTACGTCATGTGCCGCTCGCCCGCGCCGTCCTGGCAGCGGGCCTGCCCGTCCTGATCGAGAAGCCGCTCGCAGGCGGCCTCGGCACGGGGGACACGCTCGACACGGCGGGGCGGTGCGCGGGGGTCGCCTACTACCGCAGGCTCGCGCCCGCCGTGCGACGGCTGCGCGAGGAACTCGACGGCTGGACGCCGGACCTGGTCGAGGTGCACTTCCGGTGCGCCTTCGCGCCCGGCCCCGACGACCCGATGCGGTGGCGCACCGACCCCGCCCTGTCCGGTGGCGGGGTCCTCGCGGACGCCGGAAGCCACCGGATCGACCTGCTGCTCCATCTGTTCGGGCGGCCCCACGAGCTGACGGCGCGGCTCGGCGACCGCTTCCCGCGGGGCGCGGAACGACGCGCCGAACTCACCCTGGGCTGGCCCTCGGGCACACGGGCGCACTGCCTCGTGGAGTGGGGCAACGGCCCTCCCCTGGACCGCTTCCGGCTGGCGGGCGGCGGCCGCACGCTGACCCTCGCACCCCTGGACGCGGGCCGAATCGACGCACCCCCGGGACCCCCGCTCCTGCTTCCGCCGCCCGCCAACCCCCACCAGCCGCTGCTCGCCGACTTCGCCGTGGCCGTGGCGACCGGCCGGGAGCCGGTGTGCCCGGTGGCGGAGGGCCGCCTCGTCGACGACGTGATCGCGGCGGCGGAGCGGTCGGACGCGGCGGGCGGGCGCCCGGTGCCGGTGTTCGGGTGA
- a CDS encoding MFS transporter, with protein MTLLALGHACVDVYQGAVAALVPFFVAERAYSYAAASGIVLAASLLSSVVQPLFGALTDKWAMPWLLPVSTLVGGAGVALAGVGGSYPVTLLVVAVSGIGVAAYHPEAARVARQASRGSHTAMSWFSLGGNLGFATAPLLVSAVVATGGLGASPLLVVPALAGAVLCAAALRGLRARDAADPEAAARGGGPVIAEDDWPSFLKLSGAIVCRSIVFTGLGTFIALYVRERTGGGEIAGTAALFVLYVGGAVGTVAGGRLAARYGRLPVVRWSYALAVLAVAGVVLVPGPLLYVFVVLTSAALYVPFSLHITLGQDYLPRRMGTASGVTLGLTVSIGGLASPVIGAVADAASLRTALAPLIVLPALGWLLLRSLREPGAVDGNSA; from the coding sequence ATCACCCTCCTCGCCCTCGGCCACGCCTGCGTGGACGTCTATCAGGGGGCCGTCGCCGCCCTCGTGCCGTTCTTCGTCGCCGAGCGCGCGTATTCCTACGCCGCCGCGTCCGGCATCGTGCTCGCCGCCTCCCTGCTCTCCTCCGTCGTCCAGCCCCTGTTCGGGGCGCTCACCGACAAGTGGGCCATGCCGTGGCTGCTGCCGGTGAGCACCTTGGTGGGCGGGGCCGGAGTCGCGCTCGCGGGGGTCGGCGGCAGCTACCCGGTGACGTTGCTGGTCGTCGCCGTGTCCGGCATCGGCGTCGCCGCGTACCATCCAGAGGCCGCACGCGTGGCCCGGCAGGCGAGCCGGGGGAGCCACACCGCGATGAGCTGGTTCTCGCTCGGCGGCAACCTCGGCTTCGCGACCGCGCCCCTGCTGGTCTCCGCCGTCGTCGCCACAGGCGGCCTGGGCGCCTCCCCGCTCCTGGTCGTGCCCGCCCTCGCGGGAGCGGTGCTCTGCGCGGCGGCGTTGCGGGGGCTCAGGGCGCGGGACGCGGCGGACCCGGAGGCGGCCGCCCGCGGCGGAGGCCCGGTGATCGCCGAGGACGACTGGCCGTCCTTCCTCAAGCTGTCCGGCGCCATCGTCTGCCGCTCCATCGTGTTCACCGGACTCGGCACGTTCATCGCGCTGTACGTGCGCGAGCGCACCGGCGGGGGTGAAATCGCGGGCACGGCAGCCCTGTTCGTGCTCTATGTCGGCGGCGCGGTCGGGACCGTCGCGGGCGGGCGGCTCGCCGCACGGTACGGGCGCCTCCCGGTCGTCCGGTGGTCGTACGCCCTGGCGGTCCTCGCCGTGGCCGGAGTCGTCCTCGTCCCCGGACCGCTGCTCTACGTCTTCGTCGTGCTCACCTCGGCCGCTCTCTATGTGCCGTTCTCCCTGCACATCACCCTGGGACAGGACTATCTGCCGCGCCGCATGGGCACCGCGAGCGGCGTCACCCTGGGGCTCACCGTGAGCATCGGAGGCCTCGCGAGTCCGGTGATCGGAGCGGTCGCGGACGCCGCCTCCCTGCGGACGGCGCTCGCGCCACTGATCGTGCTGCCCGCGCTCGGCTGGCTCCTCCTGCGCTCGCTGCGCGAACCGGGTGCCGTGGACGGCAACAGCGCTTGA
- a CDS encoding (2Fe-2S)-binding protein yields the protein MKPTELVGASPGPTFTITFDGRQLDALPGQSVAAVLWSVGILSWRTTRGGGRPRGAFCGIGQCYDCLATVNGAPNRRACLVTARPGDTVMTQEGNGHAGFED from the coding sequence GTGAAACCGACCGAGCTCGTGGGCGCCTCCCCCGGGCCGACCTTCACGATCACCTTCGACGGGCGTCAACTCGACGCGCTGCCGGGCCAGTCCGTCGCGGCCGTGCTCTGGTCGGTGGGCATCCTCTCCTGGCGTACCACGAGGGGTGGCGGGCGGCCTCGCGGGGCGTTCTGCGGCATCGGCCAGTGCTACGACTGCCTCGCCACCGTCAACGGCGCCCCCAACAGGCGCGCCTGCCTGGTCACGGCCCGCCCCGGCGACACGGTCATGACGCAGGAGGGGAACGGTCATGCCGGGTTCGAGGACTGA
- a CDS encoding phytanoyl-CoA dioxygenase family protein: MNLSSNGVPIPFTPELFGPLRPSADLLGTRDAGALRERLHADGYLYLPGLLDRAEVLRLRGRYFSLFPPGLLAPGSTPEDGVFSGHVPEDVPEYGVAGHPAYAFVRSEPFAQFVANPVLSELAGQLLDAKAEMLPRRILRHFHRGTRRASRAHVDFDYMDEGSPRVVTFWIPVGDCPPPTGALVYLEGSHRLPPEEYAPLRDTTDRPGDRRQICHDLELTARTLGRRWLYADFAAGDVMVHLPRIIHASLDTTTDAMRLSVDTRFVRSDDSPDPRWLRPWSADDGA; this comes from the coding sequence GTGAACCTGTCGTCGAACGGCGTACCGATACCCTTCACGCCGGAACTCTTCGGCCCGCTGCGCCCGAGCGCGGACCTGCTGGGGACGAGGGACGCCGGCGCACTGCGGGAGCGGCTGCACGCGGACGGCTATCTGTATCTGCCGGGGCTGCTCGACCGCGCGGAGGTGCTGCGCCTGCGCGGCCGGTACTTCTCCCTCTTCCCACCGGGTCTGCTCGCGCCGGGCAGCACGCCCGAGGACGGCGTGTTCTCCGGCCACGTGCCCGAGGACGTCCCGGAGTACGGAGTGGCGGGGCACCCGGCCTACGCGTTCGTGCGCTCGGAGCCCTTCGCCCAGTTCGTCGCGAACCCCGTCCTGTCCGAGCTCGCCGGTCAACTCCTCGACGCGAAGGCGGAGATGCTGCCGCGTCGCATCCTGCGTCACTTCCACCGCGGCACCCGGCGCGCCTCCCGCGCCCATGTCGACTTCGACTACATGGACGAGGGGTCGCCGCGCGTCGTCACCTTCTGGATCCCGGTCGGCGACTGCCCGCCGCCCACCGGAGCCCTGGTCTACCTGGAGGGCTCCCACCGGCTGCCCCCGGAGGAGTACGCCCCGCTGCGCGACACCACCGACCGGCCCGGCGACCGGCGGCAGATCTGCCACGACCTGGAGCTGACCGCCCGCACGCTCGGCCGCCGCTGGCTGTACGCGGACTTCGCGGCGGGCGACGTGATGGTGCACCTTCCCCGCATCATCCACGCGTCCCTGGACACGACGACGGACGCGATGCGCCTCTCCGTGGACACCCGTTTCGTACGCTCCGACGACAGCCCGGACCCGCGCTGGCTCCGCCCGTGGTCGGCGGACGACGGGGCGTGA